In Rhodothermus bifroesti, a single genomic region encodes these proteins:
- the hemH gene encoding ferrochelatase has translation MTPRQFLKLYQYDARLVRGGYFSSAPLTVEAGETVGVVLLNLGGPERVADVEPFLYNLFMDPAIIDIPLKGTLRHVLCRWIARLRAKKVGKDYELIGGGSPLNRLTREQAQALERLLNRRFGQPAGVRFRTYMAMRYWHPFSEEAAQQMQSDGVDKVVLLPLYPQYSKTTTGSSLLYWWTLEQVGEIPRWPTTYVFEYAAHPKYIQALSERIDEALQRFPRQLRQEVHLVFSAHGTPLVEMKQRRDPYCCLIHATVDRVMTYRRHDLPYHVSFQSKVGPGEWLTPSTPDKLAELAQQGVRAVLMVPVAFVTDHIETSFELDIEVREEAEQMGIAHYEVMPALNCHPLFIEALAEVTVAQLRLPLAPEAAGTSGDGAVATQSYPIRPLDELPRYHPKMRKTRCHQCEHITEARCWIPGECEPESKVSPAGSRKEAPSKSSLL, from the coding sequence ATGACGCCTCGTCAATTTCTCAAATTGTATCAATACGACGCGCGACTGGTGCGTGGTGGGTATTTTTCTTCTGCACCGCTTACGGTGGAAGCAGGGGAAACCGTTGGGGTGGTGTTGCTCAACTTAGGTGGTCCGGAGCGCGTAGCCGACGTAGAGCCTTTCTTGTATAACCTGTTTATGGATCCAGCGATCATCGACATTCCGTTGAAAGGGACGCTGCGTCATGTGCTATGCCGCTGGATTGCTCGTCTGCGCGCCAAAAAAGTGGGGAAGGATTACGAGCTGATTGGGGGCGGGTCGCCCCTCAATCGTCTCACGCGTGAGCAGGCCCAGGCGCTTGAGCGCCTGCTGAATCGACGTTTTGGGCAGCCTGCGGGTGTGCGCTTTCGTACCTACATGGCTATGCGCTACTGGCATCCATTTAGCGAAGAAGCAGCACAACAGATGCAGAGTGATGGTGTCGATAAGGTGGTGTTGCTGCCCTTGTATCCCCAGTATTCCAAAACAACTACGGGGTCTTCGCTGCTGTACTGGTGGACGCTGGAGCAGGTAGGGGAAATTCCACGCTGGCCTACAACGTACGTGTTCGAGTACGCTGCCCATCCTAAATATATTCAGGCACTCAGTGAGCGCATTGATGAAGCTTTGCAACGTTTCCCACGCCAACTGCGCCAAGAGGTACATCTTGTCTTTAGCGCTCATGGCACGCCGCTTGTCGAAATGAAGCAACGGCGAGATCCCTACTGCTGTTTGATTCACGCAACGGTTGACCGTGTGATGACTTATCGGCGCCACGATTTGCCTTATCATGTCTCGTTTCAGAGCAAAGTAGGTCCGGGAGAATGGTTAACGCCTAGCACGCCGGATAAGCTGGCTGAGCTGGCGCAGCAGGGCGTGCGTGCTGTGCTTATGGTTCCGGTCGCATTTGTAACAGACCACATTGAAACTTCCTTTGAGCTCGATATTGAAGTGCGGGAGGAAGCCGAACAGATGGGCATTGCACATTACGAAGTGATGCCGGCGCTGAATTGCCATCCGCTGTTCATCGAAGCTTTGGCTGAGGTCACTGTTGCCCAGCTGCGTTTGCCGCTGGCGCCAGAAGCAGCAGGAACCTCGGGAGATGGGGCAGTCGCCACGCAGAGCTATCCTATCCGTCCCTTGGACGAGCTGCCTCGTTACCATCCCAAGATGCGTAAAACGCGCTGTCATCAGTGTGAGCACATCACAGAGGCCCGCTGCTGGATTCCAGGCGAATGTGAGCCAGAGAGTAAGGTGTCGCCAGCAGGCTCCCGCAAGGAAGCTCCCTCCAAGTCGTCGCTTTTGTGA